ATTGTGACATATGCAGTCGAAGATACGAGTATGATTGAAAGTACGTATCGTTTGTCACAGTTATATATCATGCGCGGGACTGCCAATAAATCTCTCGGTAATTTTGATCAGTCAATTGAAGATTATACAAAGGCATATGATCTTAATCAGCCGGAGACTCAGGAGATGGCGTCGGTGTATCGCGCCGGTGTATATATCGAACAGAATCAGTTTGCCAGGGCAGAGAAAGATCTGAAAGAACTGATGAACAGCTCGAATGAGCAGATCAGGCGTGATGCTCAGATTCGTCTTGCTATCATCAGTGTGCGTCAGAACAAGAGTGCACAGGCAATTGAAACGTATCTGGGTCTATATAATTCAACAACCGATCCCATTGAAAAACTCGGTTTTTTAAGAAACCTCGTTCAGTTGAGTGCGCAAGCCGAGGATTGGAATGGTATTGAAAAATATGCCCACATGATGCTTGATTCTGATATCGCTGAAGGGAAAAAACCGGAGAATGCGGATTTCTTCTATAAGGAAGAGGCTTATTATTTCCTTGCGACCACCGCTGAAACCCGAGAAGATTACCATAAGGCAATCGATTATCTTTTAACGGGTTATCAGAAATTCCCGAGTTCATATTTTTCAAGCGATATGCTTTTAAAAATCGGTGTTATATATCTTACAAAGCTGAATACAGAACCTGATGCGCTTGATCTGGCAGGTGAGTATTTTGAAAAGTATATAAAGGCGTTCCCCAATACGACGAATACCGAGATGGCACATTATTATCTCGGATTCTGTTATTATAACGGACGGCGATTTGATATGGCATATTCTACATTCAAATCGTTTACGCAGAAATATCCGAACTCAGAGTTTACACCTGAAGCATACTACTACTATTCGGACAGCAGTTACAATCTGGGTAATCTGGAAGATTGTATTCAGGGCTTCGATATGGTAATCAACAGGTATCCAAATCATCCTCGTTCTGTTGAAGCACTGTATACAAAAGCCTGGGCTTTGCTGGACCTCGGGAGGGAAGAAGAGGCCATGAAGTCATTACGGCTGCTTATCGATAAATATCCCGAAAGCCAGTATGCCCCGAGTTCTTTGTTCAGTATTGCTGACTTCTATTATAATCAGCAAAATTATCCGGAAGCACTGAGTACATATCAGCAGGTTTTGGATAAATATCCAAACAGCGAGGTTGCGGTAAAGGTTCCAGAAACAATTAAGGATTTAAAGGAAACAATCGCATATATCGAGTATGAGAAAGGATGGAACCTGTTTACGCAAGCTCGAGAACTCAATGATATGAATCTCTATCGTCAGGCAGCAGAAATATTCAACAATGTTGTGACTCAATATCCGTATACTGAAAGTGAAATCGGCGCCTATTCAAACATGGGTATTTGTTACGAAGCCATCGGCGAATGGCAGAAGGCGGCTGATGCATATGATCAGGTTATGAAAAGATATGAAGAAGGTGCGGCGGTAGGTCAGGAAGCATACACTTTTGCAAGAATGCATAAAGATTATATCGTTGCAAACAGATTTTAACATAATCAAGAGGGAGGCAATGTTGAATATGGGGAAGGCTGTCTTAATAGCAGGGCTCTCTTTTCTTATTGTTTTCAGTTCTGTAGGATTAACATTCGCGCAGGATGAAGAGAGCTTTGTACGAGTGTCAGTGATTTCAAAACGGGATGCCATTGTGCTTTCGGCGCTGTTTCCCGGGTTGGGACAAATGACCACAGGGCAAAAGGTTAAGGGTGTTTCATTTTTCCTTGCCGAAGCTGCTTCGCTTGTATTGTTTGTTAATGCTCATGAAAATTACAGTACAAAAAAAACCACTTATGATAAAGACCTTAAAGACTTCGAGGCGATTGCGACTGTCGGAAGAGGCAGTTATATGACAGCGGAAAAGCAGTTTAAAGATTTAAAGGATCAGAGCAAAGACCTCGATGATCTCCATTCAATCAGAAATACCGCAATAATCGTTGCGGCGGGAGTTTATGCATATAATCTTGTTGATGCGATATTTTTTGCCCCTTCATCAAGTGAAAGCCGTAAGGCCGAGGGTACAAAAAACAGGATTGAAGTTACTTCGTCCATGGTTGACAGGACACCTGGTATAATGCTGACAAAAAGATTTTAGTGGAAGGAGAATATTCCTGTGAAAAAGATATTCATCTTCATGGCTCCAGTTTTATTACTGGCAATCATGTATGGATGTAGTAAAGATCATTCATCGCCGACGTTCAGCTTATATGATAGTACATCTTCACCTGTCAATGTTTTAGCAACTTATGATAAGGGAGGTGACCTTATAAAAGTAAGTTGGTCAATGGAGAACACTGAAGATGTGGCAAATTATCTCGTAGCCTGGTCGGATTCCAATGTTTTTGATTATGGTAAAACGTACGACCAGTTCGTAAAATTGCCTGAAGATGTTAGTTTAAAGACAGAGATCAGCCTGGACACGAACGATGTGTTGAAAAAGATGGAATATTATAAAGCGGCTGATATTGATTCGTTTATTGTCTATTTTACCGTTTCCGCAGTATATAACAACAAAGATTTTAATTATTTTATTGGTCCAAGAGCTGAAGTCGACAGTGTTCTTATTTTGCGGTAATGTAAAGAGTAAATAATAGAAGAATAACAAAAAAAGTTGCTGAAAGGAGAAGGTACGAGATGGTAGAGATGTTTAAAGCCGGTGGGCCAATGATGTATCCCTTATTGCTCTCGGCACTAATCGGTGTAGCTGTTATTTTTGAAAGATTCGTGGTTCTGCATCGTATGCCATCCGCTAAAGCGGCAGAAAAACAGCTGACAGATGTTGAGCAGGCAATTAATGAAAGCGGTCTTGAAGGTGCTGCAAAAAAGATATCAAAGGGTAAAGGGGTTCTCAATTACATTTTCGCCCGTTTACTCAAACGTTATGATACCCTGGTGATGGAAAAGAAAGAGTTGGCACTCCGTAGAAAAGAAGTTGGCGGTGGAGCCGAAGCGACTGATGGTGTTACTAAGTTTCTCGTGGCTCAATCAGAGCTTACCGAATTCAGGGATGAGTTACTTCTGACGATTGATGATGCGTCGAGAAGTTATGTGACACGGTTTCTGGCGGTGCTCAATACCGTAAGTAATATTTCACCTCTCCTTGGACTTCTCGGAACGATTACCGGTATGATCAAGGCTTTCGAATCGATTGCAGCTTCAGGAACAGGCGATCCGAAAGTCGTTGCTGCTGGTATTTCTGAAGCGCTCCTTACCACTGCTGCAGGTCTGTTTATCGCAATTCCGGCGGTTGTTTTTTACCGTTATCTTGGAGCTAAGGCAGATGCTTCGCGTAACAGCGTTGAAGTATATGCAATGTCGTTTTCAAATACATTGCTTGCATTACTGGAGCGCCAGTAATTTACCGAGTGGAGTGTGATAATCTATGAAAAAGAAGAGAGAACGGACTGGTCTGATCGGTGAGGGAGAAATAGATTTAACACCGCTCATTGACTGTGTATTCCTTCTGCTGATATTTTTTATGCTCACCACTGTGTTCATTCAGGTGAAGGGTCTTGCCGTTGATTTACCTGGCGCGGCTGATCAACAGGAAGAGCAGCAACAGAAAAAGGATGTAAACATCCATGTTTCTGCGGCAGGAGAATTTACCGTTAGCGGAGAAAAAGTCCCTGCATCAGGTTTGGCCAGTGCTATTAAAGGAGCAATGGATATAAACAATAACAGAAATGTTATAATCCAGGGCGATCCTGAATCAAAGCACAAAGATATCGTGTATGTTATGGACATGGCATACAGTGTCGGCGCTGAGGGTATGGCATTTGCAATCGAACAGGATTCTGGCCAACAATAACAACGCTCCGAAAAGAAAAGGG
The bacterium genome window above contains:
- a CDS encoding MotA/TolQ/ExbB proton channel family protein, which produces MVEMFKAGGPMMYPLLLSALIGVAVIFERFVVLHRMPSAKAAEKQLTDVEQAINESGLEGAAKKISKGKGVLNYIFARLLKRYDTLVMEKKELALRRKEVGGGAEATDGVTKFLVAQSELTEFRDELLLTIDDASRSYVTRFLAVLNTVSNISPLLGLLGTITGMIKAFESIAASGTGDPKVVAAGISEALLTTAAGLFIAIPAVVFYRYLGAKADASRNSVEVYAMSFSNTLLALLERQ
- a CDS encoding DUF5683 domain-containing protein, which codes for MGKAVLIAGLSFLIVFSSVGLTFAQDEESFVRVSVISKRDAIVLSALFPGLGQMTTGQKVKGVSFFLAEAASLVLFVNAHENYSTKKTTYDKDLKDFEAIATVGRGSYMTAEKQFKDLKDQSKDLDDLHSIRNTAIIVAAGVYAYNLVDAIFFAPSSSESRKAEGTKNRIEVTSSMVDRTPGIMLTKRF
- a CDS encoding biopolymer transporter ExbD yields the protein MKKKRERTGLIGEGEIDLTPLIDCVFLLLIFFMLTTVFIQVKGLAVDLPGAADQQEEQQQKKDVNIHVSAAGEFTVSGEKVPASGLASAIKGAMDINNNRNVIIQGDPESKHKDIVYVMDMAYSVGAEGMAFAIEQDSGQQ